From one Candidatus Zixiibacteriota bacterium genomic stretch:
- a CDS encoding RluA family pseudouridine synthase, translated as MNIVLTVGILPSPVRIDRYLAESDSISLSRTAIQKLIKQQLVLVDGRAVVARFQVAGGERIEISVPAPSPSELAAEAIPLDIVYEDEYLAVVNKPAGLVTHPAVGNQTGTLVNALVHRYRRLSGAAGSDRPGIVHRLDKNTSGLLVVARRDDVYAALQRAIQTRALQRRYLALVFGHFRDESGVFDLPIGRSTRDRTKMAVNEQTGRSAQTRYDVIDRYRSYDLLRLTLMTGRTHQIRVHCAHFGHPVFGDPEYGGRTRQLAGMFAPERPLAVELLGLISRQALHAAELAFDHPITGQPLELSAPLPADFQAVCDLLDRKGR; from the coding sequence TTGAATATTGTCCTAACTGTCGGCATCCTGCCGTCCCCGGTTCGTATCGACCGGTATCTGGCGGAGTCGGACTCGATATCGCTGTCACGTACCGCGATTCAGAAACTCATCAAACAACAACTGGTGCTCGTGGACGGACGGGCCGTCGTGGCCCGATTCCAGGTTGCCGGCGGGGAGCGCATCGAGATCTCCGTGCCCGCCCCATCACCGTCTGAACTGGCGGCCGAAGCGATACCGCTGGACATCGTGTATGAGGATGAGTACCTGGCGGTTGTCAACAAACCGGCAGGGCTTGTCACCCACCCGGCCGTCGGAAACCAAACCGGCACTCTCGTCAACGCCTTGGTCCATCGTTATAGAAGACTGTCCGGTGCCGCCGGGTCGGACAGACCGGGAATAGTCCACCGGCTGGACAAAAACACGTCCGGACTGCTGGTGGTGGCGAGGCGAGATGACGTGTACGCCGCCCTGCAGCGGGCGATTCAAACGCGCGCGCTTCAACGCCGCTATCTGGCCCTCGTCTTTGGGCACTTTCGCGACGAATCTGGGGTGTTCGATTTGCCTATCGGTCGGTCGACCCGGGACCGCACCAAAATGGCAGTCAACGAACAGACCGGGCGGTCAGCCCAGACGAGATATGATGTAATCGACCGGTATCGCTCGTACGATCTGCTTCGGCTGACCCTCATGACCGGGCGGACGCATCAGATTCGCGTGCATTGTGCCCATTTCGGGCACCCGGTGTTCGGCGATCCGGAATATGGCGGGCGGACGAGACAGCTGGCCGGCATGTTTGCACCCGAGCGTCCGCTGGCGGTTGAACTCCTCGGGCTGATTAGCCGCCAGGCGTTACACGCTGCCGAATTGGCGTTCGATCATCCCATAACCGGCCAGCCTTTAGAATTATCCGCCCCGCTGCCGGCGGATTTCCAGGCCGTCTGTGATCTGCTTGACCGCAAGGGGCGATGA
- a CDS encoding GNAT family N-acetyltransferase: protein MNVFRLAVEELSADSIAQLTAASLFSSPDFADVWRAMGGRPICWIVEAGGDCVAMLTAVEFGSSPLTRLQCMPDGLPGRIVMSAQVAGNHSLIAQTLFDTLRSSGYTRIFITDYDTHVTVPEGFETQVRETTVVDIGAPGWAPPDSKLRSEIRKAAREGVQPQPFVMSRDLDSFISLTRATEQRHDSPARYSDDFYARLASLAGRDERVLWTVVRDNDRLAASHIYFRDGSSALYWQSCLDKELSSMKPNQALMSDAIAKLRSCGVVRLNLGQSPSEAEGLESFKRKWGGITYRYPCYVYKSLLGRLR, encoded by the coding sequence ATGAATGTCTTCCGACTTGCTGTAGAAGAGCTGTCCGCGGACAGTATCGCGCAATTGACCGCCGCATCCCTGTTCAGCTCGCCGGATTTCGCCGACGTGTGGCGGGCGATGGGTGGGCGGCCCATCTGCTGGATCGTTGAAGCGGGTGGCGACTGTGTTGCGATGTTGACCGCCGTCGAATTCGGCAGTTCGCCCCTGACGCGGCTGCAGTGCATGCCCGACGGACTGCCGGGCAGGATCGTCATGTCCGCTCAGGTTGCCGGCAATCACTCGCTTATCGCCCAGACGCTATTCGACACGCTCAGGTCATCCGGATATACCAGAATATTCATCACCGATTACGACACCCACGTCACTGTGCCCGAGGGATTCGAGACACAGGTTCGTGAGACGACCGTGGTCGACATCGGCGCACCCGGCTGGGCGCCGCCCGACAGCAAACTCCGATCGGAGATTCGCAAAGCGGCCCGCGAGGGGGTCCAGCCTCAGCCGTTCGTGATGTCGCGTGACCTTGACTCGTTTATTTCGCTGACCCGCGCCACGGAGCAGCGGCACGATTCGCCGGCGCGTTACTCCGACGATTTCTACGCTCGCCTGGCTTCGCTTGCCGGGCGCGACGAGCGCGTGCTGTGGACCGTGGTCCGGGATAACGACCGCCTCGCCGCGTCGCACATCTATTTTCGCGACGGCTCCAGCGCGCTGTACTGGCAATCATGCCTGGACAAGGAGCTCTCTTCGATGAAGCCTAACCAGGCATTGATGTCCGACGCCATTGCGAAGCTGCGATCGTGCGGCGTGGTACGGCTGAATCTCGGCCAGTCACCCTCCGAGGCGGAAGGCCTCGAATCGTTCAAGCGCAAATGGGGGGGCATAACGTACCGCTACCCGTGCTATGTCTACAAGTCGCTGTTGGGGAGACTGCGATGA
- the rsmA gene encoding 16S rRNA (adenine(1518)-N(6)/adenine(1519)-N(6))-dimethyltransferase RsmA, whose amino-acid sequence MSEAVSFGGDVRGLIVGGYHTKKRLGQHFLTSDAVIARVVETIAPQPGETVVEIGPGQGVLTAALASRDIQVTAIEFDRDLIPALEHRFGDSENVTIINLDFLKWRPSFDRFVLVGNLPYNLTTPVMEWCVTWHGSISRAVFMVQRELAERLAAAPDSRAWSPISIFTQLCFQVELAFDVPPTAFEPPPAVVSSVISLQPTTGTRVDDMPALQRVVRSGFAQRRKLMTNNLTKELHMAADGARDALANCGLGIDVRAEQVTIEQFLKLTAYLRARKIV is encoded by the coding sequence GTGTCGGAAGCTGTATCGTTTGGTGGAGACGTTCGGGGACTGATCGTGGGTGGATACCACACCAAAAAGCGTCTCGGTCAGCATTTCCTGACCTCCGACGCCGTCATCGCTCGGGTTGTCGAGACGATCGCACCGCAGCCGGGGGAGACGGTTGTGGAGATCGGCCCCGGACAGGGCGTCCTCACCGCCGCGCTGGCTTCCCGAGACATTCAGGTAACGGCAATCGAGTTTGATCGCGACCTGATCCCCGCGCTGGAGCATAGGTTCGGAGACTCCGAAAACGTCACGATCATTAACTTGGACTTCCTCAAGTGGCGCCCCTCATTCGACCGGTTCGTCCTTGTCGGCAATCTTCCATACAATCTGACCACACCGGTTATGGAGTGGTGCGTGACATGGCATGGGTCGATTTCACGGGCCGTTTTCATGGTGCAGCGCGAGCTTGCCGAACGTCTTGCCGCCGCGCCAGACTCCCGGGCATGGTCACCGATTTCGATATTCACACAACTGTGTTTCCAGGTCGAATTGGCTTTCGACGTCCCGCCGACGGCGTTTGAACCACCGCCTGCGGTAGTTTCATCGGTGATTTCTCTACAGCCGACAACCGGTACGCGGGTCGATGATATGCCTGCGCTCCAGAGAGTCGTCCGGTCGGGGTTTGCCCAGCGACGCAAACTGATGACCAATAATCTGACGAAAGAGCTGCACATGGCCGCGGACGGCGCCCGGGATGCGTTGGCAAACTGCGGATTGGGGATCGACGTACGGGCGGAGCAGGTTACGATCGAACAGTTTTTGAAGTTGACGGCGTATCTCAGGGCGCGTAAGATCGTATAA
- the lnt gene encoding apolipoprotein N-acyltransferase produces MGIVKTIGRFFLPADVAVRMRRLELIVWAFLLSLSFYPGWFGFLAWISLVRPIILIARLEGRAVITSAYFFSFFFNLFSLYWVGLVTPPGMLAAVVIVAFYYTAVLALFNRLYRMRPLVGFVALPFLWTGIEYFRTLSEFAFPWSDLGYTQAYFLVILQVVSIISVHGLTLLIVAVNVLLAQAFRRDLSAERRLTSVFASLATVALLAAYGWVVMPAIPVPGKYPVALLQGSVPLDVKWARDLREQNYIIYDSLARSVKDSAVNLFIWPETSAPCYVTHEPYCRARLGDIARRSGAPHLVGALGARVVGSEQRHFNSAFQFDTTGLVVRQYDKVKLVPFSEQSPYQDYLPFLREKVLSEYLTFIKTYEVQWWSDFYPGDSAGLFTVSNVNYGVLICFECAFPEYARRMVNGGARFLVGITNDTWFGGSVGIYMHARIFITRAVENRIWMARAANSGLTFVVDDYGRVRSELPREAVAALSASLNLSTGSSVFTRYGDIAGRASFLMLVSILGILAAQWIGRKIIGRG; encoded by the coding sequence GTGGGCATCGTCAAAACGATCGGTCGGTTCTTCCTGCCAGCCGACGTTGCCGTGCGCATGCGCCGGCTGGAACTGATCGTATGGGCTTTCCTGCTCTCACTGTCGTTTTATCCTGGGTGGTTCGGGTTTCTGGCCTGGATCTCGCTGGTCCGACCGATTATTCTTATCGCCCGCCTCGAGGGGAGAGCCGTCATTACGTCGGCATACTTCTTCAGCTTCTTCTTTAATCTCTTTTCGCTGTATTGGGTAGGGCTTGTCACGCCGCCGGGCATGCTGGCGGCAGTCGTAATTGTCGCCTTCTACTATACGGCGGTGCTCGCGCTCTTCAACCGTCTGTACCGAATGCGCCCGCTCGTCGGATTCGTCGCCCTGCCGTTTTTGTGGACCGGAATCGAATACTTCCGCACTCTGAGCGAATTTGCGTTTCCGTGGTCCGACCTCGGCTACACGCAGGCGTATTTCCTCGTTATTCTGCAGGTTGTATCAATCATTTCAGTACATGGTCTCACGCTTTTGATCGTGGCTGTCAATGTTCTGCTCGCCCAGGCGTTTCGACGCGACTTGTCTGCCGAGCGACGACTGACATCCGTATTTGCGTCGCTGGCGACTGTCGCCCTGCTTGCGGCGTACGGATGGGTGGTGATGCCCGCCATTCCGGTGCCGGGGAAATATCCGGTGGCGCTTCTGCAGGGCTCGGTGCCGCTTGACGTCAAATGGGCGAGGGACCTGCGCGAGCAGAATTACATCATTTATGATTCCCTGGCCCGATCCGTCAAAGACTCAGCGGTGAATCTCTTCATCTGGCCGGAGACGTCTGCCCCCTGCTACGTGACGCATGAACCATATTGCCGCGCGCGTCTCGGCGATATCGCCCGCCGTTCGGGCGCACCGCACCTGGTCGGGGCGCTCGGTGCGAGGGTGGTCGGCAGCGAACAGCGCCATTTCAACTCCGCGTTCCAGTTTGATACCACCGGGCTGGTGGTTCGTCAGTACGACAAAGTGAAACTGGTCCCGTTCTCCGAGCAGTCACCGTACCAGGACTACCTGCCGTTTCTTCGAGAAAAGGTGCTCTCCGAGTATTTGACGTTTATCAAGACATACGAGGTGCAGTGGTGGTCGGACTTCTATCCCGGCGACTCAGCCGGGTTGTTTACGGTGTCCAATGTCAACTACGGAGTCCTCATATGCTTTGAGTGCGCCTTTCCTGAATATGCACGACGGATGGTGAACGGCGGAGCCCGGTTCCTGGTGGGAATTACGAACGATACGTGGTTCGGCGGATCGGTAGGTATCTATATGCACGCGCGCATTTTCATAACCAGGGCGGTGGAGAACCGCATATGGATGGCGCGCGCGGCGAACAGCGGCCTTACGTTTGTCGTAGACGATTACGGTCGCGTTCGCTCAGAACTCCCCCGGGAAGCGGTGGCGGCCCTGAGCGCATCGCTGAACTTATCGACCGGTTCGTCCGTCTTTACGAGGTACGGTGACATTGCGGGCCGGGCGTCATTCTTGATGCTGGTATCAATTCTCGGTATATTGGCGGCACAATGGATTGGACGAAAAATCATCGGCCGCGGCTGA
- a CDS encoding pyridoxine 5'-phosphate synthase, giving the protein MATLTVRVDPVAVLRKIRGLKDPDPAQVVVLSELAGADGIAMQLRRDRKYLRERDMYILKELIRTRMALELPPVDTLLEKALEVRPAMVTFVSDHADSDTPVSGVDFSAAPVDLGEITARFRGAGISTCFLIEPEPDSVKGASKAGAAAVLINCREYSDSRTIDQAQEALDRIDRAAQSAVKAGLSVRAGGGLSYKNIESLLELGNIGEYVVGHAIASRALLVGYTQAVTDLLEIIRAGGSAQH; this is encoded by the coding sequence GTGGCAACGTTGACAGTCCGGGTGGACCCGGTTGCGGTCCTTAGGAAGATTCGCGGGTTGAAAGACCCTGATCCCGCGCAGGTGGTGGTGCTGTCCGAGTTGGCCGGGGCAGATGGGATCGCCATGCAGCTACGGCGCGATCGCAAGTATCTGCGCGAACGCGACATGTATATCCTCAAAGAACTCATCCGCACGCGGATGGCTCTGGAGCTGCCCCCGGTTGATACGCTGCTGGAAAAGGCGCTTGAAGTGCGGCCCGCCATGGTTACGTTTGTATCTGATCACGCCGATAGCGACACTCCCGTATCCGGGGTGGACTTCTCCGCGGCGCCGGTCGATTTGGGCGAAATCACCGCCCGGTTCCGGGGCGCCGGGATTAGCACCTGCTTTCTCATCGAACCCGAACCCGACAGTGTCAAAGGAGCTTCCAAGGCCGGGGCGGCCGCCGTGCTGATCAACTGCCGGGAGTATTCTGATTCACGCACGATCGATCAGGCGCAGGAAGCGCTGGATAGAATCGACCGGGCCGCGCAATCCGCGGTCAAGGCGGGCCTTTCCGTCCGCGCCGGCGGCGGCCTCAGTTACAAGAACATCGAGTCACTGCTCGAACTGGGCAATATCGGAGAATATGTCGTGGGGCACGCGATCGCCTCGCGCGCCCTCTTGGTTGGATATACCCAGGCGGTTACCGACCTGCTGGAGATCATTCGTGCGGGTGGTTCCGCCCAGCACTAG
- the gpmI gene encoding 2,3-bisphosphoglycerate-independent phosphoglycerate mutase, with protein sequence MTVLLCVMDGFGLRESAPDNAIAAANKPNFNRLIAEWPFTKIDGSGRAVGLPHGQMGNSEVGHLNLGAGRVVYQDITRIDKAIEDGDFFTNPALAGGMEMAARTGAAVHLYGLVSDGKVHSSLDHLYALAELAKQKNVSRLFLHALMDGRDTSPTSGAGYMRQVLSRFNEVGIGKVATVGGRYYGMDRDRRWERTEKHFHTIVGGQGEVWNDPVAAIEASYENDVTDEFIVPVVIDNGDRGLVRDGDVFIMFNFRADRMRQMAYILARHHIDGYTPPTTPSVGIATMTNYDVKLTGVEVAFDKVKLTNILGEVIARAGIRQLRTAETEKYAHVTFFFNGGFEKQFEGEDRYLVPSPKVATYDLKPEMSSVEVTDNTVEQIRSGKYGFVVLNYANCDMVGHTGDFGAAKAACEAVDRGLGRLLDAVKDQGGVAIVTADHGNAELMIDPDNGGPWTAHTTNLVPCVVYDPARRLGRFSLRDGGILADIAPTVLDILNLPIPDEMTGKSLIRRG encoded by the coding sequence ATGACGGTACTTCTGTGCGTGATGGATGGCTTCGGTCTGCGTGAGAGCGCTCCGGACAACGCCATCGCCGCCGCCAACAAACCGAACTTCAACAGGCTGATCGCCGAGTGGCCGTTTACGAAGATTGACGGTTCCGGCCGGGCAGTCGGGCTGCCCCACGGTCAGATGGGAAACAGCGAAGTTGGTCACCTCAATCTTGGGGCCGGCCGGGTTGTGTATCAGGATATCACGAGAATAGACAAGGCCATTGAGGATGGTGACTTTTTCACCAACCCGGCCCTTGCCGGCGGCATGGAGATGGCCGCCCGCACCGGTGCGGCGGTGCACCTGTATGGCCTGGTGTCCGACGGCAAAGTTCATTCCTCGCTCGATCATCTGTATGCGCTCGCCGAACTGGCGAAGCAGAAAAACGTTTCCAGACTGTTTCTACACGCGCTGATGGACGGCCGGGATACGTCGCCCACTTCCGGCGCCGGCTATATGCGGCAGGTGCTTTCCCGATTCAATGAAGTCGGTATCGGGAAGGTCGCCACAGTCGGCGGACGGTATTACGGAATGGACCGCGATCGGCGGTGGGAGCGTACTGAAAAGCACTTTCATACGATTGTGGGCGGGCAGGGGGAAGTGTGGAATGATCCGGTGGCGGCCATCGAGGCGTCGTACGAGAACGATGTGACCGACGAGTTCATTGTGCCGGTCGTCATCGACAACGGCGATCGCGGACTCGTGCGCGACGGCGACGTGTTCATCATGTTCAATTTCCGCGCCGATCGCATGCGCCAGATGGCGTACATTCTTGCCCGGCATCATATCGACGGTTACACGCCTCCGACCACACCTTCCGTCGGTATTGCCACGATGACCAACTACGACGTCAAATTGACCGGGGTCGAGGTGGCGTTCGACAAGGTCAAACTGACCAACATCCTTGGAGAGGTGATCGCCCGCGCCGGAATCCGGCAGTTGCGCACCGCCGAAACAGAGAAATACGCGCACGTTACGTTCTTCTTCAACGGCGGATTCGAGAAGCAATTCGAGGGCGAGGACCGGTATCTGGTACCGTCGCCGAAAGTCGCGACCTACGACCTCAAACCCGAAATGTCGTCGGTCGAGGTCACCGATAACACGGTCGAACAGATTCGTTCCGGCAAGTACGGTTTCGTAGTGCTGAACTACGCCAACTGCGACATGGTCGGCCACACGGGTGATTTTGGCGCGGCGAAAGCCGCATGCGAGGCGGTCGATAGGGGATTGGGTCGGCTGCTCGATGCCGTGAAAGATCAGGGCGGCGTCGCAATCGTTACCGCCGATCACGGCAATGCGGAACTGATGATTGACCCGGACAACGGCGGTCCGTGGACGGCTCATACGACTAATCTGGTTCCGTGTGTCGTCTACGACCCGGCCCGCCGGCTTGGCCGGTTTTCGCTTCGCGACGGCGGAATTCTCGCCGATATCGCTCCCACGGTGCTCGACATCTTGAACCTCCCCATCCCTGACGAAATGACCGGAAAGTCGCTGATCAGGCGGGGTTAG
- a CDS encoding glycosyltransferase, whose amino-acid sequence MSDARLHIMVLADSRSFHTERYVAELRRQGCRVFVASLEPGAMHHYTLKSRGPVRQLHYVMAATELRALMERVRPDIVNPHFASGYGFLAAIGNVRRWAPVITNLWGSDVLLVPQKSVFHRRKTAFALAKSDLVAGDSQYLLDAAARLAALPATRLIPWGIESGFLEWHKPTYDLSRPLRIIVPRPHEKVYNNLFLVRALAPLAAEGLIEMTFPAAGSLSGHFRLHARSMIGDRLKIYERMPRDQFMRFMAGHDVYLSSALSDSSPASMIEAMGLGLLPIAADIPGVREWLSNENGYLYELYNEKALRNIVDWFIRDNDPKTAWRSANFERVKREAVFENNVAEMIRIMNDLVTRRRR is encoded by the coding sequence ATGAGCGATGCCCGTCTGCATATCATGGTGCTCGCGGACAGCCGGTCGTTCCATACCGAGCGGTATGTGGCGGAACTCCGACGTCAGGGCTGCCGCGTGTTTGTCGCTTCGCTTGAGCCCGGTGCCATGCATCACTATACCCTGAAATCCCGGGGGCCGGTGCGTCAACTGCATTACGTGATGGCGGCCACTGAGCTTCGCGCGCTCATGGAACGAGTCAGGCCCGATATTGTCAATCCGCACTTTGCCTCCGGCTACGGGTTTCTGGCCGCGATCGGCAATGTGCGTCGATGGGCCCCGGTCATCACCAATCTCTGGGGATCTGATGTCCTGCTTGTCCCGCAAAAATCCGTGTTCCATCGCCGAAAGACTGCCTTTGCGCTCGCGAAAAGTGACCTCGTCGCAGGTGATTCGCAATACCTGCTCGATGCGGCCGCACGACTGGCTGCGCTGCCCGCCACTCGGCTGATCCCCTGGGGCATTGAATCCGGATTTCTGGAATGGCACAAACCGACGTACGATCTGAGTAGACCTCTTCGTATCATCGTGCCCCGCCCTCACGAGAAGGTATACAATAATTTGTTTCTCGTGCGGGCGCTCGCCCCGCTCGCTGCCGAGGGCCTCATTGAAATGACATTCCCGGCGGCCGGTTCACTCTCCGGACACTTCCGTCTCCACGCCCGTTCCATGATCGGCGATCGCCTGAAAATCTACGAACGCATGCCGCGCGATCAGTTTATGCGTTTTATGGCCGGGCACGACGTCTATCTCTCCAGCGCCCTGTCGGATTCATCCCCCGCCTCGATGATCGAAGCCATGGGTCTCGGTCTGCTGCCGATTGCCGCCGACATCCCCGGCGTACGCGAGTGGCTGTCAAACGAGAACGGATACCTCTACGAGCTCTATAACGAAAAGGCCCTTCGCAATATTGTCGACTGGTTCATTCGCGACAACGACCCCAAAACCGCCTGGCGATCTGCCAACTTCGAACGCGTCAAACGCGAGGCGGTGTTCGAAAACAATGTGGCCGAGATGATCCGGATCATGAACGATCTGGTAACCCGGAGGCGGAGATGA
- the purM gene encoding phosphoribosylformylglycinamidine cyclo-ligase, producing the protein MSSHSSGKKLSYAQAGVDIKAGEQAVRRIKELARATFNSSVLSQIGSFGGFFRPQLSGFNSPVLISSADGVGTKLKLAFMTGRHTTVGEDLVNHCVNDILVHGARALFFLDYIATGKLHPDIIADIVQGLARGCANAGMALLGGETAEMPDFYATGEYDLAGFIVGLVDEHRVINGSTIHEGDVCIGLPSNGLHTNGYTLARKVAFEIAALKVGQMVDALGTTVDDALMAVHRCYAPIIHPLLDEFDIHGMAHITGGGLPGNLNRILPASLDAEITKGTWPVLPIFQWLQEAGDVDPDDMYHAFNMGIGYVLVVDENDADKVCARLKERGESSYRIGRVVPGSSVVRLKD; encoded by the coding sequence ATGTCGTCACATTCATCCGGTAAAAAACTGAGCTACGCCCAGGCGGGCGTCGACATCAAGGCGGGCGAGCAGGCCGTGCGCCGCATCAAGGAACTGGCCCGCGCCACGTTTAATTCGTCGGTCCTGTCGCAGATTGGCTCTTTCGGGGGCTTTTTCCGCCCCCAGTTGTCAGGCTTCAATTCTCCGGTGCTGATTTCGTCGGCCGACGGTGTCGGCACCAAGCTGAAACTTGCTTTTATGACGGGCCGCCATACGACCGTGGGCGAAGACCTCGTTAATCACTGCGTCAACGACATTCTCGTTCACGGCGCCCGGGCCTTGTTCTTCCTGGATTATATCGCCACCGGCAAACTCCATCCCGACATTATAGCGGATATCGTCCAGGGGCTCGCACGTGGCTGCGCCAATGCCGGGATGGCCCTGCTGGGCGGAGAGACCGCCGAGATGCCGGACTTCTACGCCACGGGGGAGTATGATTTGGCCGGATTCATCGTCGGTCTGGTCGATGAACATCGCGTGATCAACGGCTCGACCATACACGAGGGGGATGTCTGCATCGGCCTGCCCTCGAACGGATTGCACACCAACGGCTATACCCTGGCCCGCAAGGTTGCCTTTGAGATCGCCGCCTTGAAAGTCGGTCAAATGGTCGATGCGCTCGGCACGACCGTCGATGATGCACTTATGGCCGTACACCGGTGTTACGCGCCGATTATTCACCCGCTGCTCGATGAGTTCGACATTCACGGCATGGCCCACATAACCGGCGGCGGACTGCCCGGCAACCTGAACAGAATACTGCCCGCATCGCTCGATGCTGAAATCACGAAGGGAACCTGGCCGGTCCTTCCGATCTTTCAGTGGTTACAGGAGGCGGGTGATGTCGACCCCGACGATATGTATCATGCCTTCAACATGGGGATCGGCTACGTGCTCGTGGTAGACGAAAACGATGCCGACAAAGTGTGTGCGCGACTGAAGGAAAGAGGAGAGTCGTCTTACCGGATCGGCCGTGTCGTTCCCGGCAGTTCGGTGGTGAGACTGAAAGACTAA